A genome region from Danio aesculapii chromosome 2, fDanAes4.1, whole genome shotgun sequence includes the following:
- the frrs1a gene encoding putative ferric-chelate reductase 1 isoform X1 has product MCYLQTVLVILAALSFPVINGYKNGKVQKACESMMPEHHSQPNITASPYTLTVNASKFSPGDNIRVTLSGSEPFEGFLIQARDATNIDGSAIGSFKLVDLKISQRLTCNRIEGSAVSHTSDVKKNKIEVIWKAPFNSPPAVQFLATVLAHYKVFWLKLRGPVITHGDVTPPPSQSTTVMSTHSSSTSIIPQPFSSDGCGRQKSCFLDPVGCNPSVDTNCFYLAYSTTGQTVLFELSGPAQGYVSFALSSDKWMGNDDVYLCVYDEGRVSVEAAHTTGRTYPKVSSQSVLMDVGWRVSDGVIQCKFSRSIYTQQDPVRFSLNNSYYLFIAHGSAEYGMIHRHTRQPLISSHHQVITGPPEILTGSRSPLLMKYHGALMLIAWMLAGSTGTLMAGYFKPDWPEQTLFGQKIWFQVHRTLMFLTVLLTSVGFIVPFIYRGKWSTRAGAHPFLGCTVMILAFCQPLMAAFRPAPDSSRRWIFNWLHWGVGNAAEIIAVTSIFLGIKQQSLLLPYPWTTGILSAFVVWTIVLKLVLQLHKHGVIRKAGSGDEDRLPVLSDNAKNVNWDTMFRLSVLAVFVLGNSAFCISLLAAIRNI; this is encoded by the exons ATGTGTTACCTGCAAACGGTTCTAGTGATCCTTGCGGCTTTAAGTTTTCCTGTTATAAACGGATACAAAAATGGAAAGGTGCAGAAAGCTTGTGAAAGCATGATGCCAGAACATCACAGCCAGCCCAACATTACAGCCAGTCCATACACACTGACTGTGAATGCCAGTAAATTCAGCCCAGGGGACAACATCAGAG TCACTCTCTCTGGAAGTGAGCCTTTCGAGGGCTTTTTAATTCAGGCCAGAGACGCCACTAACATTGATGGATCAGCTATTGGTTCTTTCAAATTGGTTGATCTGAAGATTTCTCAGCGTTTGACATGCAACAGAATAGAG GGTTCTGCTGTTAGTCACACAAGTGatgtcaaaaagaacaaaattgaGGTGATCTGGAAAGCTCCATTCAATTCTCCTCCTGCTGTTCAGTTTCT CGCCACAGTTCTTGCTCACTACAAAGTTTTCTGGCTCAAACTTCGTGGTCCTGTGATAACTCATGGTGATGTGACTCCTCCTCCATCTCAGTCCACCACAGTCATGTCTACACACTCTTCCAGCACCTCTATAATACCTCAGCCA TTCAGCTCAGATGGATGTGGCAGGCAGAAGTCTTGTTTCCTTGACCCTGTTGGCTGTAACCCTTCTGTGGACACAAATTGCTTCTACCTCGCTTATTCTACTACGGGGCAGACGGTTTTATTTGAGCTCAGCGGACCTGCACAGGGATACGTCTCCTTCGCTCTGTCTAGTGATAAATGGATG GGTAATGAtgatgtatatttgtgtgtatatgacGAGGGTCGTGTGAGTGTGGAAGCAGCTCACACTACAGGCAGGACATATCCTAAGGTGTCATCCCAG TCGGTGCTGATGGATGTAGGCTGGAGAGTTTCAGATGGAGTCATTCAGTGCAAGTTCTCCAGATCCATATACACCCAACAGGACCCGGTGCGCTTCAGTTTGAACAACAGCTACTACCTCTTCATAGCACACGGCAGTGCAGAATATG GTATGATCCACAGACACACGCGGCAGCCGCTGATATCGTCCCATCATCAGGTCATTACCGGCCCTCCTGAGATACTGACAGGCTCTCGTTCTCCTCTCCTCATGAAATATCATG GAGCTTTAATGCTGATTGCCTGGATGCTAGCAGGAAGCACTGGGACATTAATGGCGGGTTATTTCAAACCTGACTGGCCTGAACAAACACTGTTTGGGCAGAAAATATGGTTTCAG GTCCACAGAACGTTGATGTTTCTTACAGTTTTGCTCACATCTGTGGGTTTCATTGTGCCCTTTATCTACAGAGGAAAATGGAGCACA AGAGCGGGTGCTCATCCATTCCTGGGATGCACTGTTATGATCCTGGCTTTCTGTCAGCCTTTAATGGCTGCATTCAGACCAGCTCCAGACTCCTCAAG GAGGTGGATATTCAACTGGCTGCACTGGGGTGTTGGAAATGCAGCTGAAATTATTGCTG TGACTTCCATATTCTTGGGAATAAAGCAACAGTCTCTTTTACTGCCATATCCGTGGACCACAGGGATtctctctgcttttgtggtttggACAATTGTGTTAAAGCTGGTGTTGCAACTTCATAAGCATGGTGTTATTAGAAAAG CAGGGAGTGGAGATGAAGATAGACTTCCAGTTCTCTCTGataatgcaaaaaatgtaaactgG
- the frrs1a gene encoding putative ferric-chelate reductase 1 isoform X2, which produces MCYLQTVLVILAALSFPVINGYKNGKVQKACESMMPEHHSQPNITASPYTLTVNASKFSPGDNIRVTLSGSEPFEGFLIQARDATNIDGSAIGSFKLVDLKISQRLTCNRIEGSAVSHTSDVKKNKIEVIWKAPFNSPPAVQFLATVLAHYKVFWLKLRGPVITHGDVTPPPSQSTTVMSTHSSSTSIIPQPFSSDGCGRQKSCFLDPVGCNPSVDTNCFYLAYSTTGQTVLFELSGPAQGYVSFALSSDKWMGNDDVYLCVYDEGRVSVEAAHTTGRTYPKVSSQSVLMDVGWRVSDGVIQCKFSRSIYTQQDPVRFSLNNSYYLFIAHGSAEYGMIHRHTRQPLISSHHQVITGPPEILTGSRSPLLMKYHGALMLIAWMLAGSTGTLMAGYFKPDWPEQTLFGQKIWFQVHRTLMFLTVLLTSVGFIVPFIYRGKWSTRAGAHPFLGCTVMILAFCQPLMAAFRPAPDSSRRWIFNWLHWGVGNAAEIIAVTSIFLGIKQQSLLLPYPWTTGILSAFVVWTIVLKLVLQLHKHGVIRKGSGDEDRLPVLSDNAKNVNWDTMFRLSVLAVFVLGNSAFCISLLAAIRNI; this is translated from the exons ATGTGTTACCTGCAAACGGTTCTAGTGATCCTTGCGGCTTTAAGTTTTCCTGTTATAAACGGATACAAAAATGGAAAGGTGCAGAAAGCTTGTGAAAGCATGATGCCAGAACATCACAGCCAGCCCAACATTACAGCCAGTCCATACACACTGACTGTGAATGCCAGTAAATTCAGCCCAGGGGACAACATCAGAG TCACTCTCTCTGGAAGTGAGCCTTTCGAGGGCTTTTTAATTCAGGCCAGAGACGCCACTAACATTGATGGATCAGCTATTGGTTCTTTCAAATTGGTTGATCTGAAGATTTCTCAGCGTTTGACATGCAACAGAATAGAG GGTTCTGCTGTTAGTCACACAAGTGatgtcaaaaagaacaaaattgaGGTGATCTGGAAAGCTCCATTCAATTCTCCTCCTGCTGTTCAGTTTCT CGCCACAGTTCTTGCTCACTACAAAGTTTTCTGGCTCAAACTTCGTGGTCCTGTGATAACTCATGGTGATGTGACTCCTCCTCCATCTCAGTCCACCACAGTCATGTCTACACACTCTTCCAGCACCTCTATAATACCTCAGCCA TTCAGCTCAGATGGATGTGGCAGGCAGAAGTCTTGTTTCCTTGACCCTGTTGGCTGTAACCCTTCTGTGGACACAAATTGCTTCTACCTCGCTTATTCTACTACGGGGCAGACGGTTTTATTTGAGCTCAGCGGACCTGCACAGGGATACGTCTCCTTCGCTCTGTCTAGTGATAAATGGATG GGTAATGAtgatgtatatttgtgtgtatatgacGAGGGTCGTGTGAGTGTGGAAGCAGCTCACACTACAGGCAGGACATATCCTAAGGTGTCATCCCAG TCGGTGCTGATGGATGTAGGCTGGAGAGTTTCAGATGGAGTCATTCAGTGCAAGTTCTCCAGATCCATATACACCCAACAGGACCCGGTGCGCTTCAGTTTGAACAACAGCTACTACCTCTTCATAGCACACGGCAGTGCAGAATATG GTATGATCCACAGACACACGCGGCAGCCGCTGATATCGTCCCATCATCAGGTCATTACCGGCCCTCCTGAGATACTGACAGGCTCTCGTTCTCCTCTCCTCATGAAATATCATG GAGCTTTAATGCTGATTGCCTGGATGCTAGCAGGAAGCACTGGGACATTAATGGCGGGTTATTTCAAACCTGACTGGCCTGAACAAACACTGTTTGGGCAGAAAATATGGTTTCAG GTCCACAGAACGTTGATGTTTCTTACAGTTTTGCTCACATCTGTGGGTTTCATTGTGCCCTTTATCTACAGAGGAAAATGGAGCACA AGAGCGGGTGCTCATCCATTCCTGGGATGCACTGTTATGATCCTGGCTTTCTGTCAGCCTTTAATGGCTGCATTCAGACCAGCTCCAGACTCCTCAAG GAGGTGGATATTCAACTGGCTGCACTGGGGTGTTGGAAATGCAGCTGAAATTATTGCTG TGACTTCCATATTCTTGGGAATAAAGCAACAGTCTCTTTTACTGCCATATCCGTGGACCACAGGGATtctctctgcttttgtggtttggACAATTGTGTTAAAGCTGGTGTTGCAACTTCATAAGCATGGTGTTATTAGAAAAG GGAGTGGAGATGAAGATAGACTTCCAGTTCTCTCTGataatgcaaaaaatgtaaactgG